In Candidatus Hydrogenedentota bacterium, a single genomic region encodes these proteins:
- a CDS encoding arylsulfatase, whose translation MRTQFLRAILQATLLLLVASSTAMATVDRTTLPIQEPPTQPQTILDARNATAPPRFEVKAPEGAPNVVIVLIDDMGFGHSSAFGGPVNMPTVEKLAAGGLRYNRFHTTALCSPSRTALLTGHNHHANNAGAIMELATAYPGNTGIRPRSITTLAEILRQNGYSTGAFGKYHETPPWEVSVSGPYDRWPTGSGFDKFYGFIGGETNQWAPAIFDGVTRVEPPATPNYHFTTDMTDKAIAWVSAQQSLTPDKPFYLYFATGATHAPHHAPKEWIDKYKGKFSGGWDKLREETFERQKKLGIVPANAKLTARPKEIPAWKDMSADQKRLFERQMETFAGFAEHTDSEVGRLVAQLEAIGELDNTLFFYILGDNGSSAEGGPEGTYNEMMALNGIVGSADQMIEHIDNWGDPTTFPHFAIGWAWAGNTPFQWTKQVASHFGGTRNGMVMHWPKGIKAKNEIRDQFHHLIDVAPTALEAAQIPQPTMVNGVKQRPMDGVSMLYSADNAEAADTRTTQYFEMFGNRGIYHEGWVACTRHSIPWLMVPLPALENDTWELYNIDEDFTQANNLASKNPEKLKELQDLFLQEAERNHVLPLDDRRSERFNPAIAGRPDLLGGRKSLTVYPGMMGMLENAFINVKGVHHTVEAEVELKDDMTNGVIIAQAGYFGGWSLYMKDGKPHHEYNWFALERTNIGGDTVLPAGKHTIGYEFIPDEAKPGTGGKSILSVNGKKVAEAQIPKTQPYAFSGDEGADVGLDSETNVSPDYKPGIPSMFTGKIVKVTVEQK comes from the coding sequence ATGAGAACTCAATTCCTGCGCGCAATTCTACAGGCGACGTTGCTCTTGTTGGTCGCGAGCTCTACTGCAATGGCGACTGTCGACCGCACCACGTTGCCAATTCAAGAGCCGCCGACTCAACCGCAGACAATCCTGGACGCGCGCAATGCGACCGCACCGCCGCGTTTCGAAGTGAAAGCGCCGGAAGGCGCCCCCAACGTGGTAATCGTCTTAATAGACGACATGGGTTTTGGACACAGCAGCGCCTTCGGCGGCCCGGTCAACATGCCCACCGTGGAAAAATTGGCTGCGGGCGGACTGCGCTATAATCGCTTTCACACCACAGCGCTTTGCAGTCCTTCGCGCACAGCACTGCTCACGGGCCATAACCACCATGCAAACAATGCGGGCGCCATCATGGAACTTGCCACGGCATATCCCGGGAATACCGGCATTCGCCCGCGTTCGATTACCACCCTCGCGGAGATTCTGCGCCAGAACGGGTACAGCACCGGCGCATTCGGCAAGTATCACGAGACGCCCCCGTGGGAAGTTTCCGTGTCGGGCCCCTATGACCGCTGGCCGACGGGTTCGGGTTTTGACAAATTCTATGGGTTCATTGGTGGTGAAACAAATCAGTGGGCGCCTGCCATTTTCGACGGTGTCACGCGGGTTGAACCACCGGCGACCCCGAACTATCACTTCACGACCGACATGACGGACAAAGCAATTGCCTGGGTGAGCGCACAGCAGTCCCTGACGCCGGATAAACCGTTCTACCTGTATTTTGCGACGGGCGCAACCCACGCGCCACACCATGCGCCGAAGGAATGGATTGACAAGTATAAGGGCAAATTCTCCGGCGGTTGGGACAAGCTGCGCGAAGAGACCTTCGAGCGGCAGAAGAAACTTGGTATCGTTCCCGCAAATGCCAAACTCACGGCGCGGCCCAAAGAAATTCCGGCCTGGAAGGATATGAGCGCGGATCAAAAACGCCTCTTTGAACGGCAGATGGAGACTTTCGCCGGATTCGCCGAACACACCGACAGCGAAGTGGGCCGCCTGGTTGCGCAGCTCGAAGCAATCGGCGAGTTGGACAACACGCTTTTCTTCTACATTCTCGGCGACAATGGTTCGAGCGCCGAAGGCGGGCCCGAAGGTACCTACAACGAAATGATGGCGTTGAACGGTATCGTGGGAAGTGCGGACCAGATGATAGAACATATCGACAACTGGGGCGACCCGACGACATTTCCGCATTTCGCCATTGGTTGGGCCTGGGCCGGCAACACGCCGTTTCAGTGGACCAAGCAGGTTGCCAGCCACTTTGGCGGGACGCGCAATGGCATGGTAATGCACTGGCCGAAGGGCATCAAGGCGAAGAACGAGATCCGCGATCAGTTCCATCACCTCATCGACGTTGCGCCCACGGCCCTCGAAGCGGCTCAGATTCCGCAACCCACGATGGTGAACGGCGTGAAACAGCGCCCGATGGACGGCGTGTCCATGTTGTATTCCGCGGACAATGCTGAAGCCGCCGATACGCGGACGACGCAGTATTTCGAGATGTTCGGCAATCGCGGCATCTACCATGAGGGATGGGTGGCCTGCACGCGCCATTCGATTCCCTGGCTGATGGTCCCACTTCCCGCCCTGGAGAACGACACGTGGGAACTGTACAACATTGACGAAGATTTCACACAGGCAAACAATTTGGCCTCGAAGAATCCCGAGAAACTTAAGGAACTACAGGATCTGTTCTTGCAGGAAGCGGAACGCAACCACGTACTTCCCCTCGATGACCGGCGCTCCGAGCGGTTCAATCCGGCCATTGCCGGGCGCCCCGATCTCCTGGGCGGCCGCAAGTCCCTTACCGTGTATCCGGGCATGATGGGGATGCTGGAGAATGCGTTTATTAATGTGAAAGGCGTCCATCACACGGTCGAGGCCGAAGTCGAACTGAAAGACGATATGACCAACGGCGTCATTATCGCCCAGGCAGGATATTTTGGCGGTTGGTCGCTCTACATGAAGGATGGCAAACCCCATCACGAGTACAATTGGTTCGCGCTGGAACGGACAAACATAGGCGGCGACACCGTGCTGCCCGCAGGCAAGCACACGATCGGGTACGAGTTTATTCCGGATGAAGCGAAACCTGGTACGGGCGGCAAGTCTATCCTGAGCGTGAACGGCAAGAAGGTGGCCGAAGCGCAAATTCCGAAGACGCAGCCCTACGCCTTCTCCGGAGACGAAGGCGCCGACGTGGGCCTCGACTCGGAAACCAATGTGTCGCCCGACTACAAGCCGGGAATTCCCAGCATGTTCACGGGGAAAATCGTGAAGGTAACCGTGGAGCAGAAGTAG
- a CDS encoding DMT family transporter, whose protein sequence is MNRHALAYTALAAATFGWALSPIFMRYMTGAYDPYTQSFLRYGFATIILLAISAIGYRAGFMAALRRPKATLGLALLNFVMQTAWTVSLYHTTATAAQLITKIQVLMIIAMSYFLYHEERAVIKSPRYIVGTALGFLGLAGVLMDDPSKSLFPTLDLAVFLLLFVSVCWSVYAVWGKHVVRDLHPVPMFTVVSLYTTIGFAANMLIFGDPGTIISGGSYMLGIAALSSVLPIAVAHAAYHYAQHRLGAAFCISVQLVTPAITNGLAVLFWPDESMNLIQWIGAGVLTAGSLFVIQAQRRASADGAPLTITEG, encoded by the coding sequence ATGAACCGCCACGCCCTGGCCTATACCGCTCTTGCCGCCGCCACCTTCGGCTGGGCCCTCTCCCCCATTTTCATGCGCTACATGACGGGGGCCTACGACCCCTACACGCAGTCTTTCCTGCGCTATGGCTTCGCCACGATCATCCTGCTGGCCATCTCGGCCATCGGCTATCGCGCGGGCTTCATGGCGGCGCTGCGCCGTCCGAAGGCCACCCTGGGCCTCGCGCTCCTCAATTTCGTGATGCAAACCGCCTGGACGGTTTCGCTGTATCACACCACCGCGACCGCGGCCCAGCTTATTACCAAGATTCAGGTGCTCATGATCATCGCCATGAGTTATTTCCTTTACCACGAGGAACGCGCCGTGATTAAGAGCCCGCGCTACATCGTCGGCACCGCGTTGGGCTTCCTCGGTCTGGCGGGGGTGCTCATGGACGACCCATCGAAGTCCCTCTTCCCCACCCTCGATCTCGCGGTATTTCTACTGCTCTTCGTTTCGGTCTGCTGGTCGGTCTACGCGGTATGGGGCAAGCATGTCGTGCGAGACCTCCACCCCGTGCCCATGTTCACCGTGGTGTCGCTCTACACTACGATTGGCTTTGCCGCGAATATGCTGATCTTCGGCGACCCCGGCACGATCATCTCCGGCGGAAGCTACATGCTGGGCATTGCGGCGCTGTCGTCGGTGCTACCCATTGCCGTGGCGCACGCGGCCTATCACTACGCCCAGCACCGTCTGGGAGCGGCCTTCTGCATCAGCGTGCAATTGGTAACCCCGGCCATCACCAACGGCCTCGCGGTGCTGTTCTGGCCCGATGAATCCATGAACCTCATTCAATGGATTGGCGCGGGGGTGTTGACGGCGGGCAGCCTCTTCGTGATTCAGGCGCAACGCAGGGCCAGCGCCGACGGCGCGCCCCTGACAATTACAGAGGGCTGA
- a CDS encoding alpha/beta hydrolase, with product MSYPIPEPVEQVDRPRGALRVRPRSQGNYIQHCNVVYAETHGLGLVMDIFEPAQSPNGLAIVDVISGAWHSDRVRMNEHIGLGAIDAFCEAGFTVLAVAPGSASLFNAARMVKHLHAAIRFAKNHAATWKVDPDRLGIFGVSAGGHLAALTALAPEPADPRARLPWYKHDTSIAAAGLFFPPADLLEYWAGPFDFRRDSEPTLARMLFEEGMGEQSDAEIASAARAISPLHQIQGGHPPFLVAHATGDNIVPYSQSRRFVAALTAAGVEATLLTHDGDGHPWRGVDRECNQMAAWFAEMLSTRSD from the coding sequence ATGTCTTATCCCATACCCGAACCCGTGGAGCAGGTGGATCGCCCCCGGGGCGCCCTGCGTGTCCGCCCACGCTCCCAAGGCAACTACATCCAGCACTGCAATGTCGTCTATGCCGAAACCCATGGCCTGGGGCTCGTCATGGATATCTTCGAGCCAGCCCAATCGCCCAATGGCCTCGCAATCGTGGATGTGATCTCCGGCGCCTGGCATTCGGATCGCGTTCGGATGAACGAACACATTGGCCTGGGGGCGATTGATGCCTTCTGCGAGGCGGGCTTTACCGTTCTTGCGGTGGCGCCGGGCTCGGCGAGCCTCTTCAACGCCGCACGCATGGTGAAACACCTCCATGCCGCCATACGCTTTGCGAAAAATCACGCCGCGACCTGGAAAGTGGACCCTGATCGGCTCGGCATTTTTGGGGTCTCCGCCGGCGGGCATCTCGCCGCGTTAACCGCCCTGGCCCCGGAGCCCGCCGACCCACGCGCGCGCCTGCCCTGGTACAAGCACGACACGAGCATCGCAGCGGCGGGGTTGTTCTTCCCGCCGGCGGATTTGCTGGAATATTGGGCCGGGCCTTTTGATTTTCGCCGGGATTCGGAACCCACCCTCGCGCGGATGCTGTTCGAGGAGGGTATGGGCGAACAATCGGATGCCGAAATCGCCTCTGCCGCACGGGCCATTTCTCCGCTGCACCAGATTCAGGGAGGTCATCCCCCCTTCCTCGTGGCACACGCCACGGGCGACAACATAGTTCCATACAGCCAGTCCAGACGCTTCGTGGCAGCCCTGACGGCGGCGGGCGTGGAGGCCACGCTCCTTACCCATGATGGCGACGGCCACCCCTGGCGCGGCGTGGACCGGGAGTGCAACCAGATGGCGGCCTGGTTTGCGGAAATGCTGAGCACCCGGAGTGATTGA
- a CDS encoding beta-propeller domain-containing protein: protein MTRARHWLIFILLLLPLAGCPIIEQVRTFTSADVNSNGALDGDAEGGEGEGESPGTDNGGGEEREVVEPDVIRRVDNLLYVLNQYRGLTIVDLESQALLAQVPTTGYPRDLYFANGQAYVLVGNPGYGYFGLDVAAKDVAVSPEREASSRLYVVDVATPAEAAIRSSMDFEGDLVDSRLVGNILYAVTAHYDYYYYGVEDAGSENGTTVTSIDVGDPDHVAQVDALDFDGSGYVVHVNAQRAFVASSDWQNNETDITVLDITDPGGVMVNAGAVSVRGYVGDRFKLDEWNGALRVVSSAWQETNQVYVTTFDLNQAGFPKLAEMPLEGAEGETLFATRFDGARAYVVTYLVVDPLFVLDLSDPAAPALLGALEVPGYSTHIEPRGDRLIALGVDDTGGRHVSVSIFDVSGNGAPTLSDRVSFGEDWSWSNAYGDVKALTILDDVIIVPFSGWSGESGGFERLQFVSYTQDDLELRGSVDLSGSILRSLEYGAYYFGVTTEQVARIDASDLDNPVVDSSITIAENVVDYLELPGGEGVEIVERYDEGQVLIRTVDGNGAVLGEEVVNISAFQGAYPAGSRVALVGTAWDVEPGYEVVLVDVSSPENPEAGDVIKVNVTPYYFYYGYYYDGGLPEPGTDALKDVAIGLPYYNFGGQTGFVLGDTLALRCYAGEFDSVLGTGNAQQGLALINLETGAFESTVGLGYSYITSLDVVGDKLYLGNKESLDFFPFGRPLAACYIQEIDVLNGTAGPAANVPGYFVQYDPATDVLTLRDQQWTPDGGVESSLETVRWSGGTAVDPLDSLEVPAYTSNTIASGDRVYFDVYSPSYGLYQAIVGTDGVLTLSEMVELPGYYGSLLGAQGDDVFLSVGYGAIAQYEFSEGVGTQVSLTAVSGYPSKVRFGEENAYFPVGYYGLVTLPL, encoded by the coding sequence ATGACCAGGGCGAGACATTGGCTTATATTCATACTGCTGTTGCTGCCCCTTGCCGGCTGTCCCATCATCGAGCAGGTAAGAACCTTTACCAGCGCGGATGTGAACAGCAACGGCGCGCTCGACGGGGATGCCGAGGGGGGTGAAGGCGAAGGCGAATCGCCCGGGACGGACAATGGCGGGGGGGAAGAGCGGGAAGTGGTGGAGCCGGATGTGATCCGGCGCGTTGACAATCTTTTGTACGTGCTGAACCAGTATCGCGGTCTCACCATCGTGGATCTGGAATCCCAGGCACTGCTGGCGCAGGTACCGACGACGGGCTACCCGCGCGACCTGTATTTCGCGAATGGCCAGGCCTACGTGCTGGTGGGCAATCCGGGCTACGGTTATTTCGGACTCGATGTTGCGGCGAAGGACGTTGCGGTGTCGCCCGAGCGCGAAGCGAGCAGCCGTCTCTATGTGGTGGATGTCGCCACGCCGGCGGAGGCCGCCATCCGATCGAGCATGGACTTTGAGGGCGATCTGGTGGACAGCCGTCTGGTGGGCAACATCCTCTATGCGGTTACGGCCCATTACGACTACTATTACTATGGCGTGGAAGACGCGGGCAGCGAGAACGGCACCACGGTGACGAGTATCGACGTGGGCGACCCCGACCATGTGGCGCAGGTGGATGCGCTCGACTTCGACGGATCGGGCTATGTGGTTCATGTCAACGCCCAGCGGGCCTTCGTGGCCAGTTCCGACTGGCAGAACAACGAGACGGATATTACCGTGCTGGACATTACCGATCCCGGCGGTGTCATGGTCAACGCGGGCGCGGTGAGTGTCCGGGGCTATGTGGGGGATCGCTTCAAGCTGGACGAGTGGAACGGCGCCCTGCGGGTGGTTTCTTCGGCGTGGCAGGAAACGAATCAAGTCTATGTGACGACCTTCGACCTGAATCAGGCAGGGTTTCCGAAGCTTGCGGAGATGCCCCTCGAAGGCGCCGAGGGCGAGACCCTTTTTGCGACGCGATTTGACGGCGCCCGCGCCTACGTGGTGACGTATCTGGTGGTGGATCCGCTTTTCGTGCTCGATCTCAGCGATCCCGCGGCGCCCGCGCTCCTGGGCGCGCTGGAAGTACCCGGTTACTCGACCCACATTGAACCGCGCGGTGATCGGCTCATCGCCCTGGGTGTCGACGACACCGGTGGCCGCCACGTCAGCGTCAGTATATTCGACGTTTCCGGCAACGGCGCGCCGACCCTGAGCGACCGCGTCAGCTTCGGCGAGGACTGGTCCTGGTCCAACGCCTATGGCGATGTAAAGGCGCTGACGATTCTCGACGATGTGATCATCGTTCCCTTCTCGGGCTGGAGCGGTGAGTCGGGCGGCTTCGAGCGCCTGCAGTTCGTCTCCTACACGCAGGACGACCTCGAGTTGCGCGGCAGCGTGGATTTGAGCGGATCCATCCTTCGCTCCCTCGAATATGGGGCGTATTACTTTGGCGTGACGACGGAACAGGTGGCCCGCATTGATGCGAGCGATCTGGACAATCCCGTGGTGGACTCGTCCATTACCATTGCGGAAAACGTGGTGGATTACCTTGAGCTGCCGGGCGGCGAAGGCGTGGAGATTGTCGAGCGCTACGATGAAGGCCAGGTCCTGATTCGTACGGTCGATGGGAATGGCGCTGTCCTGGGCGAAGAAGTTGTGAATATCAGCGCCTTCCAGGGTGCCTATCCGGCGGGATCCAGAGTCGCCCTCGTGGGGACCGCGTGGGACGTCGAACCGGGCTACGAAGTCGTCCTGGTGGACGTGAGCTCGCCCGAGAATCCCGAGGCGGGCGACGTCATCAAGGTCAACGTGACGCCCTATTACTTCTACTACGGGTATTACTACGATGGCGGACTTCCCGAACCGGGTACGGATGCCCTGAAGGATGTGGCCATCGGCCTGCCCTACTACAACTTTGGTGGCCAGACCGGCTTCGTGCTGGGCGACACCCTCGCCCTTCGCTGTTACGCGGGTGAATTTGATTCCGTGCTCGGTACCGGGAACGCCCAGCAGGGACTGGCGCTGATCAACCTCGAAACGGGAGCGTTTGAGTCCACGGTGGGGCTGGGCTACAGCTACATCACCTCGCTTGACGTTGTGGGCGACAAGCTTTATCTGGGCAACAAAGAATCTCTCGATTTCTTCCCCTTTGGCCGACCTCTCGCGGCGTGTTATATCCAGGAGATCGACGTGCTCAACGGCACCGCCGGTCCCGCGGCCAACGTGCCGGGCTACTTTGTGCAATATGATCCGGCCACGGATGTGCTCACCCTTCGCGACCAGCAGTGGACGCCCGACGGCGGCGTTGAATCCTCGCTGGAGACGGTCCGTTGGAGCGGCGGTACGGCGGTTGATCCCCTGGACAGCCTGGAGGTGCCCGCCTACACCAGCAATACGATTGCCTCGGGCGATCGCGTGTACTTCGACGTATACTCGCCGTCCTACGGGCTGTATCAGGCCATAGTCGGCACGGATGGTGTCCTGACCTTGAGTGAGATGGTCGAACTGCCCGGATACTACGGATCCCTGCTGGGTGCTCAGGGCGACGACGTGTTCCTCAGCGTGGGCTACGGCGCCATCGCCCAGTATGAATTCAGTGAGGGTGTGGGAACACAGGTGAGCCTGACGGCCGTGTCGGGCTACCCGTCGAAGGTGCGCTTCGGCGAGGAAAACGCCTATTTCCCCGTGGGCTACTACGGTCTGGTGACCCTGCCGCTGTAA
- a CDS encoding NAD(P)H-hydrate epimerase yields MTTKIHRYVSAAQMREADRRCIEEIGIPGAVLMNNAGSAVFRQIAGGPVAIVCGKGNNGGDGYVVARLAHLAGMKTRVVVLAPRDDITGDARTFLRAYERLGGEVTFEAEPAGAAVAVAGLAGAAVLVDAILGTGIAGTVRGVARAAIEAWPEGRTIAVDLPSGMDADTGEACGACIRADCTVTFQFPKLGFKNPAARRWLGELIIADIGIPESCADAPEPG; encoded by the coding sequence ATGACGACGAAGATCCACCGCTATGTGAGCGCGGCGCAGATGAGGGAAGCGGACCGCCGATGCATCGAAGAGATCGGGATTCCGGGCGCGGTCCTCATGAACAATGCCGGATCGGCAGTTTTTCGCCAGATCGCCGGGGGGCCGGTCGCTATCGTCTGCGGCAAGGGAAACAATGGGGGCGACGGCTACGTCGTGGCGCGCCTCGCCCACCTGGCCGGTATGAAGACGCGGGTCGTCGTACTCGCCCCCCGTGACGACATCACCGGCGACGCCCGCACCTTTCTGCGCGCCTACGAGCGCCTGGGCGGCGAAGTGACTTTTGAGGCGGAACCCGCCGGGGCGGCGGTGGCCGTAGCCGGACTTGCGGGCGCGGCCGTGCTGGTCGACGCGATTCTGGGCACGGGAATTGCCGGTACCGTCCGAGGGGTGGCCCGGGCCGCCATCGAGGCCTGGCCCGAGGGCCGCACCATCGCCGTGGACCTGCCCTCCGGCATGGACGCCGACACGGGCGAAGCCTGCGGGGCGTGTATTCGCGCCGATTGCACCGTGACCTTTCAATTTCCCAAGCTGGGCTTCAAGAACCCCGCCGCGAGACGCTGGCTTGGCGAACTCATCATCGCCGATATCGGCATCCCCGAATCCTGTGCCGACGCCCCGGAACCCGGATGA
- a CDS encoding YggT family protein, with product MISVSLSIIYCGLTLYMMAILLRWLGPWLELEFHGPFLGLLPKATDPLVDFMKRVLPNMGPMDFSPMAAVMCVYIVRLILVRQ from the coding sequence ATGATCAGCGTTTCTCTTTCCATCATCTATTGTGGACTCACGTTGTACATGATGGCGATATTGCTGCGCTGGCTGGGCCCCTGGCTGGAACTGGAATTCCACGGGCCTTTCCTCGGCCTGTTGCCCAAGGCGACCGACCCGCTGGTGGACTTCATGAAGCGGGTTCTCCCCAATATGGGCCCCATGGACTTCTCGCCCATGGCGGCCGTCATGTGTGTCTACATTGTCCGGCTGATTCTCGTCCGGCAATAA
- a CDS encoding protein-L-isoaspartate(D-aspartate) O-methyltransferase: MVATQLASRGIASPAVLNAMASVPRHRFVPVDCEHLAYEDRPLPIGLGQTISQPYMVACMTELLALAPADRVLEIGTGSGYQTAVLARLCAQVVTVERHPELQERAKVQLGRLGYDNIRYVTGDGTLGWPDEAPYDAVLVTAGSPRIPSALLEQLGDGGRLVCPVGERTRQRLELVTRQGNTLIPEVYTECIFVPLMGQDGWPPDGDCARFPAGT; encoded by the coding sequence ATGGTGGCGACACAACTCGCTTCCCGGGGGATTGCTTCCCCGGCGGTCCTCAACGCCATGGCCTCCGTGCCCCGACACCGCTTCGTGCCGGTGGATTGCGAACATCTGGCCTATGAAGACCGCCCCCTGCCCATCGGTCTGGGCCAGACCATTTCCCAACCCTACATGGTGGCCTGCATGACCGAGCTCCTGGCCCTGGCCCCCGCGGATCGGGTACTGGAAATCGGCACGGGCTCCGGCTATCAGACCGCCGTGCTGGCGCGACTTTGCGCCCAAGTGGTCACGGTGGAGCGACACCCGGAACTCCAGGAACGGGCGAAGGTTCAATTGGGCCGCCTGGGTTACGACAACATCCGCTACGTCACGGGGGACGGAACGCTGGGATGGCCCGACGAAGCCCCCTACGACGCCGTTCTTGTCACGGCGGGCAGCCCGCGAATTCCAAGTGCCCTTCTGGAACAACTGGGCGATGGGGGCCGGCTCGTGTGCCCCGTGGGTGAACGAACCCGACAGCGGCTCGAATTGGTCACCCGGCAGGGAAACACGCTGATCCCGGAAGTATACACGGAATGTATCTTCGTTCCATTAATGGGCCAGGATGGCTGGCCCCCGGACGGGGATTGTGCGCGCTTCCCTGCGGGGACATGA
- a CDS encoding GntR family transcriptional regulator codes for MAKKNLKYSINLDSPIAVYVQIENLVRFAIASGKLVAGDTLPSVRDMSSMLQINPNTVTKAYRDLELMQLVHTRRGVGVTISEKAAGLCKASVQDMVRMHLRDAVAECIASGISATDVRKDVKDAIDSGALPYDMAGE; via the coding sequence ATGGCTAAGAAGAACCTGAAGTACAGTATCAATCTTGATAGCCCGATCGCGGTGTACGTGCAGATTGAAAATCTGGTGCGTTTCGCCATTGCCTCGGGCAAGCTGGTTGCCGGTGATACCCTTCCGTCCGTACGCGATATGTCGAGCATGCTGCAGATCAACCCGAACACGGTGACGAAAGCCTACCGCGACCTCGAGCTGATGCAGTTGGTTCACACGCGCCGGGGCGTGGGCGTTACCATTTCCGAGAAGGCCGCCGGGCTTTGCAAGGCGAGTGTTCAGGATATGGTTCGCATGCACCTTCGGGATGCGGTGGCCGAGTGCATCGCCAGCGGGATCTCCGCGACCGACGTGCGTAAGGACGTCAAGGACGCGATCGATTCCGGCGCCCTGCCCTACGACATGGCCGGTGAATGA
- the rsmI gene encoding 16S rRNA (cytidine(1402)-2'-O)-methyltransferase yields MGTLFVIATPIGNLEDLSYRAHRVLGEVDALACEDTRMTQRLLERYEIERPRTTFSYHEHNEEQAGRRILGLLNEGLKVGLCSDGGCPGVSDPGYRIIRDCREAGHEVEILPGPTAVTTALLASGLSTASFTFKGFPPRKSGARQRWIQEDADRPHTMVIYESPFRIGQLLADAHAVLGERMAAVCIELTKKFERVERGYLGELAAQFAEKKVKGEICVVISGDNPKFLRPE; encoded by the coding sequence ATCGGAACTTTATTTGTCATAGCCACGCCGATCGGCAATCTTGAGGACCTGTCGTACCGCGCTCACCGCGTACTGGGAGAGGTGGACGCGCTGGCCTGCGAAGACACGCGCATGACCCAGCGTCTGCTGGAGCGCTACGAAATCGAGCGTCCGCGCACGACCTTCAGCTACCACGAGCACAACGAAGAGCAGGCGGGCAGGCGAATCCTGGGGCTGCTTAACGAGGGTCTAAAGGTTGGTCTGTGCAGCGACGGCGGTTGTCCGGGCGTCAGCGATCCGGGGTATCGCATTATCCGCGATTGCCGCGAAGCGGGCCACGAGGTTGAAATCCTTCCGGGGCCGACCGCGGTGACGACGGCGCTGCTGGCATCGGGCCTTTCCACCGCGAGTTTCACGTTCAAGGGATTTCCGCCCCGTAAGAGCGGTGCGCGGCAGCGCTGGATCCAGGAGGACGCCGATCGCCCCCACACGATGGTGATCTACGAATCGCCCTTTCGAATCGGCCAGTTGCTGGCGGATGCCCACGCGGTACTTGGGGAGCGGATGGCGGCGGTGTGCATTGAACTGACGAAGAAATTTGAGCGGGTCGAGCGTGGTTATCTGGGCGAGCTTGCGGCGCAATTTGCGGAAAAAAAGGTAAAAGGTGAGATTTGTGTTGTTATATCCGGCGATAATCCCAAGTTTCTTCGTCCAGAATAA
- a CDS encoding GHMP kinase, translating to MACEATAYARAGLIGNPSDGYFGKTISFVIRDFAAKVSLYESPELEIVPSLQDRSKYKSAEDLYDDVKNNGYYGGIRLMKATICRFIEYCREEGIDISHKNFSIRYRSTIPRRLGLAGSSALITATLRCLMDYYEVEIPRTRQPNLILEVETGKLGIAAGLQDRVIQVYEGCVFMDFDREHMAAHGYGRYEEIDPGLLPNLFIAYRLDLGEGSETFHNNIKERWLSGDAEVIQAMKDFASYAQEARDLMVAGRGSEIGPLMDKNFDRRCSLYTLDPRNIDMVQRARSVGAHGKFSGSGGAIVGTYEDQAMYERLVEKMREGNIAVFQPTVIG from the coding sequence ATGGCCTGCGAAGCCACCGCCTATGCCCGCGCCGGACTTATAGGTAATCCATCCGACGGCTATTTTGGTAAGACGATCAGTTTTGTCATACGCGATTTTGCGGCGAAGGTCAGTCTGTATGAAAGCCCCGAGTTGGAGATTGTGCCGAGCCTTCAGGACCGATCGAAATACAAGTCCGCCGAGGATCTTTACGACGACGTAAAGAACAACGGGTACTATGGCGGCATCCGGCTTATGAAAGCCACGATCTGCCGTTTCATCGAGTATTGCCGGGAAGAAGGGATCGACATCAGCCACAAGAATTTTTCGATCCGCTATCGTTCCACCATTCCCCGCCGCCTCGGGCTTGCGGGGTCCAGCGCGCTCATTACGGCGACCTTGCGTTGTCTGATGGATTACTACGAGGTCGAAATACCGCGGACGCGCCAGCCGAATCTGATACTGGAAGTGGAGACGGGTAAGCTGGGCATTGCGGCGGGCCTTCAGGATCGGGTCATCCAGGTGTACGAGGGCTGTGTTTTCATGGATTTTGACCGGGAGCACATGGCGGCCCACGGATACGGGCGCTACGAAGAAATTGATCCGGGCCTGTTGCCGAATTTGTTTATCGCCTATCGCCTCGATTTGGGCGAGGGTTCGGAGACTTTCCATAACAATATCAAGGAGCGCTGGCTGTCGGGCGATGCCGAGGTGATCCAGGCGATGAAAGATTTCGCTTCTTATGCGCAGGAGGCGCGGGATCTGATGGTGGCGGGGCGGGGCAGCGAGATCGGCCCGCTGATGGACAAGAACTTTGACCGCCGGTGCAGCCTGTACACCCTGGACCCGCGCAATATCGACATGGTTCAGCGCGCCCGCTCGGTGGGTGCCCACGGAAAGTTTTCCGGTTCCGGCGGCGCGATTGTCGGCACCTACGAGGATCAGGCCATGTATGAGCGCCTGGTGGAAAAAATGCGCGAAGGCAACATTGCCGTATTTCAACCAACCGTGATCGGTTAG